In Festucalex cinctus isolate MCC-2025b chromosome 5, RoL_Fcin_1.0, whole genome shotgun sequence, a single genomic region encodes these proteins:
- the nkx6.3 gene encoding homeobox protein Nkx-6.3: protein MDPNIQSSFLFNNSLNQFTNELKTPVCQYSVPNSFYKLNAGLSSQLPPGTAHGISDILSRSMVGMGATGTTNTLLSSYSTVGGFGPPVSGASVYYNRDYGSTLNGLAKSGAECPMKGRGLSCWAESGCDWRGGKQQCANSGPLVEMSGRKKHTRPTFSGHQIFALEKTFEQTKYLAGPERARLAYSLGMTESQVKVWFQNRRTKWRKKSASEPSSTQAHAGQAGEASDNEVEDEEYNKPLDPDSDDDKIRLLLRKHRRAFSVLRLGPHHV, encoded by the exons ATGGATCCAAACATCCAAAGTTCTTTCCTGTTCAACAACAGCCTCAACCAGTTTACCAACGAGCTCAAGACACCAGTTTGCCAGTACTCGGTACCAAACTCTTTCTACAAGCTCAACGCGGGCCTCAGCAGCCAACTGCCACCGGGGACCGCGCATGGCATCAGTGACATTCTGAGTCGCTCCATGGTGGGGATGGGCGCCACGGGCACCACCAACACTCTCCTCTCCAGCTACTCCACCGTGGGGGGTTTCGGTCCACCCGTCTCCGGCGCATCCGTGTATTACAACCGAGACTACGGCTCCACCTTGAACGGTTTGGCCAAGAGCGGCGCCGAGTGTCCCATGAAAGGTCGCGGCTTGAGCTGCTGGGCCGAGAGCGGCTGCGACTGGAGAGGAGGAAAGCAGCAGTGCGCCAACA GCGGTCCCCTGGTGGAGATGTCAGGTCGGAAGAAGCACACCAGGCCGACCTTCAGTGGACATCAGATCTTCGCTCTGGAGAAGACTTTTGAGCAGACCAAGTACTTGGCCGGGCCCGAGCGGGCCAGACTGGCTTATTCACTGGGCATGACGGAATCTCAAGTCAAG GTTTGGTTCCAAAACCGTCGCACCAAGTGGCGGAAGAAGAGCGCGTCGGAGCCGAGCTCCACGCAGGCCCACGCGGGGCAGGCCGGGGAAGCCTCGGACAACGAGGTGGAGGACGAGGAGTACAACAAGCCCCTGGACCCGGACTCTGACGACGACAAGATCCGCTTGCTGCTGCGAAAGCACCGCAGAGCTTTCTCCGTCCTGCGCCTCGGGCCTCACCATGTGTGA